Proteins from a genomic interval of Actinoalloteichus hymeniacidonis:
- a CDS encoding sensor histidine kinase: MHTDVAPSLRWWQQTWRLVAAAAVGIPFWLASGVQLPPGCVADTCSRYVTIDPLIALGCLTALLWRRRFPFTVALAVAIASPVSALATGAGLLALSSISTRRRPVEIGVVGLAYVTASQFAGDLYAVQLAAPVWMQLAIPLLSAGIAVAIGMAVGARRVEVRSLRDRAESAEREQSARAAQARALERNRIAREMHDVLAHRISLVAMQAGVLDHRRELTTEENGVLIRGIADGAHQSLEELRDVLGVLRADPDRPEPPQPSLDGIPELVADARASGLDVTLSTTVTENPSDVVGRTCYRIVQEGLTNAAKHAPGARVHIVIEGTAGAGLHVSVRNAPTTMTTTPLPTSGFGLLGLAERVSLAGGELDHHPTLDNGYLLSARLPWPSHHHEKRA; this comes from the coding sequence GTGCACACGGACGTGGCGCCGAGCCTTCGCTGGTGGCAGCAGACATGGCGCTTGGTGGCGGCGGCGGCGGTGGGCATACCGTTCTGGCTGGCCAGCGGCGTGCAGCTGCCGCCCGGATGCGTGGCCGATACCTGTTCCCGATACGTCACCATCGATCCGCTGATAGCTCTCGGTTGTTTGACCGCGTTGCTGTGGCGGCGACGGTTCCCGTTTACCGTCGCCCTAGCGGTCGCGATCGCGTCGCCCGTATCGGCACTCGCCACCGGCGCCGGATTGCTGGCGTTGTCCTCGATCTCCACTCGTCGCCGTCCGGTCGAAATCGGGGTTGTCGGGCTGGCCTATGTGACCGCGTCGCAATTCGCCGGGGATCTCTACGCAGTTCAGCTCGCTGCCCCGGTGTGGATGCAGTTGGCTATCCCGCTTTTGAGCGCTGGCATCGCGGTGGCCATCGGCATGGCCGTCGGCGCACGACGCGTCGAGGTGCGGTCCCTACGCGACCGGGCGGAAAGCGCGGAACGGGAACAGTCCGCCCGAGCGGCGCAGGCACGAGCCCTGGAACGGAATCGGATCGCCCGCGAGATGCACGACGTGCTCGCGCACCGGATCTCGCTGGTCGCCATGCAGGCCGGTGTGCTGGACCACCGCAGGGAGCTCACCACCGAGGAGAACGGCGTGCTGATTCGCGGCATCGCCGACGGCGCCCACCAATCGTTGGAGGAACTGCGAGACGTCCTCGGTGTGCTCCGCGCGGACCCAGACCGTCCGGAACCACCACAACCGTCCCTCGACGGCATTCCCGAACTCGTGGCCGATGCCCGGGCGTCCGGACTGGACGTCACACTCAGCACCACGGTGACCGAGAACCCATCCGACGTCGTCGGCCGAACCTGTTACCGGATCGTCCAGGAGGGGCTGACCAACGCCGCCAAGCACGCCCCCGGCGCACGCGTGCACATCGTCATCGAAGGAACGGCAGGTGCGGGCCTCCACGTCAGCGTCCGCAATGCGCCGACGACCATGACCACCACCCCGCTGCCGACATCGGGGTTCGGTCTGCTCGGTCTCGCCGAACGGGTCAGTCTCGCGGGCGGAGAACTCGACCATCACCCGACGCTGGACAACGGATATCTCCTCAGCGCGCGACTACCCTGGCCAAGCCACCACCACGAGAAAAGAGCATGA